In bacterium, one genomic interval encodes:
- a CDS encoding error-prone DNA polymerase, with product MATEAYVELHCHSNFSFLDGASDPDQLVEQGWYLGYQAMALTDHSGLYGVVQFHKAARERNIIPIIGAEITLANSHHLTLLVRNETGYANLSELLSLAQLAGKKGDAKVTPENLASHADGLIALSGCGQGEIPSLLLAEQTLQAEAVAGQLVNIFGRENLYLEMQHHNLPAQDRLCELLDQFARKVSLPIVATNNVHYANLDGRRLADVLACIRHHTTLDEAGALLYPNAERYLKTADQMAYRFRKYPDAIENTLAIADRCRFSMDNLQTTLPEFPVPQGETAQSYLRKLVYLGAQKRYGDPADPVVKQLEHELRIIEKLDLAGYFLIVWDIARFCVEQQILCQGRGSAANSAVCYCLGITAVDPIKLKLLFERFLSENRKEAPDIDIDIANNRREEVIQYVYNKYDRRHAAMVCEVITYRGRSAVRDVGKALGFSLEEVDKLAKLLDHYTDQTELEERAAEAHLNLKNRRVQLLIDLTRKIKRFPRHLGIHVGGMVITRKPISHLVPVENATMPNRSVIQWDKDDAAEMRLIKIDLLGLGMLTLIDIALKLVKKHRGITLDPARMTYDDPQVYRLLCTADTVGVFQVESRAQMNTLPRHKPTRFYDLVVEVALIRPGPIQGDMVHPYLRRRNGEEAVSYPHPSLKPILERTLGIPLFQEQGMQVAVAAAGFTPSEADELRRAMGHKRSREKMQAIGERLIHGMMKNGIDKEAAARIYQQLSAFADFGFAESHAASFALLVYVSAYLKVYFPPEFYCSLFNAQPMGFYSTSTILYEAKRRGVTIHPIDASKSLWDCTIENGAVRLGFRYAKKLGPAAQEKIETALQRGPFRSIRDFIFRTELPQDALEQLAMVGAFACFGVERREALWETLATAHRSAGELPIETSDTGSAMLPQMDELETIAADFRGMDLSTGRHPISLIREQLTERGVLASRDLFATSNGKLVTIAGVVVIRQRPGTAKGFTFLTLEDEFGFSNIVVKPNLVKRYRKIVVYASVILVRGTVERKENVINVIGHHFALVPYEQQVMALKSRDFR from the coding sequence ATGGCGACCGAAGCATATGTCGAATTGCATTGCCATTCCAATTTCTCGTTTCTGGATGGCGCCTCCGATCCGGATCAACTGGTGGAGCAGGGATGGTATCTTGGCTATCAGGCAATGGCGCTGACCGACCATAGTGGATTGTACGGGGTTGTCCAGTTCCACAAAGCGGCTCGTGAGCGGAATATCATCCCGATCATCGGCGCCGAGATCACTCTTGCCAATTCCCACCACCTGACCCTGCTGGTCCGCAACGAGACCGGCTATGCCAACTTGAGTGAACTGCTGAGTCTCGCCCAACTCGCCGGAAAAAAAGGGGACGCCAAGGTCACACCCGAGAACCTCGCTTCACATGCTGATGGTCTGATCGCGCTCTCCGGATGCGGTCAGGGTGAGATCCCCTCACTCCTCCTGGCCGAACAAACTCTGCAGGCAGAAGCGGTTGCCGGGCAATTGGTCAATATCTTCGGTCGTGAAAATCTCTATCTCGAAATGCAGCACCATAACCTCCCTGCCCAGGACCGACTCTGCGAACTGCTTGACCAATTCGCACGAAAAGTCAGCCTTCCCATTGTCGCCACCAATAACGTCCATTACGCCAATCTGGATGGCCGGCGCCTCGCCGATGTTTTGGCCTGTATCCGCCATCACACGACTCTCGATGAAGCCGGCGCGCTCCTCTACCCCAATGCTGAACGATATCTCAAAACCGCCGACCAGATGGCCTACCGCTTCCGGAAATATCCTGACGCTATCGAGAATACCCTCGCCATTGCTGACCGCTGTCGTTTTTCAATGGATAACCTGCAGACCACCCTCCCGGAGTTTCCCGTTCCCCAAGGCGAGACTGCACAAAGCTATCTCCGAAAACTGGTCTATTTGGGGGCGCAGAAACGATACGGAGACCCGGCTGACCCGGTTGTCAAACAACTCGAGCATGAACTCCGGATAATCGAAAAGCTTGATCTGGCAGGCTACTTTTTGATCGTCTGGGATATCGCGCGGTTTTGTGTCGAACAACAGATCCTTTGTCAGGGGCGTGGCTCGGCGGCTAACTCCGCTGTATGCTATTGTCTTGGAATAACAGCAGTTGACCCTATTAAGTTAAAGTTATTGTTTGAGCGATTCCTTTCCGAGAATCGCAAAGAGGCTCCGGATATTGATATCGATATCGCCAATAACCGTCGCGAAGAAGTCATCCAGTATGTCTATAACAAGTATGACCGCCGTCATGCCGCCATGGTCTGTGAAGTGATCACCTATCGGGGACGGTCGGCAGTGCGCGATGTCGGCAAAGCGCTTGGCTTCTCGCTTGAAGAGGTAGATAAACTCGCCAAACTGCTGGACCATTACACCGATCAGACCGAACTGGAAGAGCGTGCTGCCGAGGCTCACCTCAACCTGAAGAACCGTCGTGTCCAACTCCTGATCGACCTGACCCGCAAGATCAAGCGTTTCCCTCGGCATCTCGGCATCCATGTTGGTGGGATGGTGATCACGCGCAAACCGATCTCCCATCTTGTCCCGGTGGAAAATGCCACCATGCCCAACCGCTCGGTCATCCAGTGGGATAAGGATGATGCGGCCGAGATGCGACTGATCAAGATCGACCTCTTGGGACTCGGCATGCTGACGCTGATAGATATCGCTCTCAAGCTGGTAAAAAAACATCGTGGCATCACCCTCGACCCAGCTCGCATGACCTACGATGACCCGCAAGTCTACCGCCTGCTCTGCACCGCCGACACCGTCGGCGTTTTCCAAGTCGAATCGCGCGCACAAATGAACACCCTGCCCCGTCATAAGCCGACCAGATTTTATGATCTGGTAGTCGAGGTTGCGCTAATCCGCCCAGGCCCGATCCAAGGGGATATGGTCCACCCCTATTTGCGACGTCGCAACGGCGAGGAAGCGGTCAGCTATCCACATCCATCGCTGAAACCGATCCTTGAGCGAACACTCGGTATTCCCCTTTTTCAGGAACAGGGGATGCAGGTCGCTGTCGCGGCGGCCGGATTTACCCCATCCGAGGCAGATGAACTTCGCCGCGCCATGGGACACAAACGCTCCCGCGAAAAAATGCAGGCGATCGGTGAACGGCTCATCCACGGAATGATGAAGAATGGGATCGATAAGGAAGCTGCCGCACGTATATACCAGCAACTCTCTGCGTTTGCTGATTTCGGCTTTGCCGAATCACACGCCGCTTCGTTTGCCCTGCTGGTATATGTCTCCGCCTACCTGAAGGTCTACTTCCCGCCTGAATTCTACTGCTCGCTCTTTAATGCCCAACCGATGGGGTTTTATTCGACCTCGACCATTCTTTACGAAGCAAAACGTCGTGGCGTCACGATACACCCAATCGATGCTTCCAAATCGCTTTGGGATTGCACGATCGAGAATGGTGCGGTCCGGCTTGGTTTCCGCTATGCCAAAAAACTTGGCCCGGCCGCTCAGGAGAAGATCGAAACAGCTTTACAGCGTGGGCCCTTCCGCTCGATCCGTGATTTCATCTTCCGGACCGAACTGCCGCAGGACGCGCTGGAGCAACTGGCCATGGTCGGTGCCTTTGCCTGCTTTGGCGTCGAACGACGCGAAGCGCTCTGGGAGACACTTGCTACCGCGCATCGATCAGCCGGAGAGTTGCCGATTGAAACATCAGACACCGGAAGCGCAATGCTTCCCCAGATGGATGAACTGGAAACGATCGCCGCAGACTTCCGCGGCATGGACCTCTCCACCGGGCGGCACCCGATCAGCCTGATCCGTGAGCAATTGACCGAACGCGGCGTGCTCGCCTCACGCGACCTCTTTGCGACCTCGAACGGGAAGCTGGTCACGATAGCTGGAGTCGTAGTGATACGGCAACGCCCCGGGACCGCCAAGGGGTTTACCTTCCTGACACTTGAAGATGAATTTGGATTTTCGAATATTGTGGTCAAACCGAATCTGGTGAAACGATACCGCAAGATCGTTGTCTATGCGAGCGTGATATTGGTGCGGGGAACGGTGGAGCGAAAAGAAAATGTGATCAATGTCATCGGCCATCATTTTGCCCTTGTCCCGTACGAGCAGCAGGTGATGGCGCTCAAATCCAGAGATTTCAGGTAG
- a CDS encoding DNA polymerase Y family protein: MTPIRIGCCFIPEFPIALWLQTIPSLTNAPLAIAEEEGESAALVLCNRKALEFGVTPELTVAQAHTLCPGLKVKVRDKQQEANATRDIVEILRNLSPFVQSTEDGLFYLNGSGLRFIYDSETTFARQIITRLQAAKLPASVGIASNKFIARVAAQMSAPGNIQIVPTNGERPFLKPLSVDLLPISPETRSSLYELGLRTIGQVKAFPLNELMERFAADGMLLSRLANGDDPDNFLPEFPPELLVKRLPLSFPLFHVGSLCLYVERILERMLERLRQAGRCTRHIDIICRLEDRSDITLTIALDQPSGTLPPFMRQLHQQGETIDLTSGVVDITVSIPGSSVLLLEQLSFQQKSTGGASGDTEQQLTRLTEEYRCCRPHLRAAHLPEQNFRLLPATEKVKREPIDRPSLQPYTGHSLSGLRLLQPPLAGDLINTGTQSMLLRIKQKLYTIERTFGPWKLSGEWWQSGFDRLYYEVQTTDRKFYLIFYDRIGARWFIQGVFD; the protein is encoded by the coding sequence GTGACGCCGATCCGGATCGGGTGTTGCTTTATCCCGGAATTCCCGATCGCTCTCTGGCTGCAGACCATCCCCTCGCTGACCAATGCGCCATTGGCCATTGCCGAGGAAGAAGGGGAATCGGCCGCGCTGGTGCTCTGCAATCGGAAAGCACTGGAATTTGGGGTCACGCCCGAACTGACAGTGGCACAGGCGCACACGCTTTGTCCTGGTCTCAAAGTAAAAGTGCGAGATAAACAACAGGAAGCAAACGCCACTCGCGACATTGTCGAGATCCTGCGTAATCTTTCTCCCTTCGTGCAGTCAACCGAGGATGGACTCTTTTACCTCAATGGCTCCGGGTTGCGCTTCATCTATGACAGCGAAACAACCTTCGCCCGGCAGATCATCACCCGGCTACAAGCCGCCAAACTCCCCGCCTCGGTCGGAATTGCATCGAATAAATTCATTGCTCGAGTCGCCGCGCAGATGAGTGCGCCGGGAAATATCCAGATCGTCCCGACCAACGGTGAACGCCCGTTTCTCAAACCGTTGTCGGTCGACCTGTTGCCGATTTCACCGGAGACGCGAAGTTCGCTCTATGAGCTGGGATTGCGGACGATCGGCCAGGTGAAAGCATTCCCTCTCAACGAACTTATGGAGCGATTTGCCGCCGATGGCATGCTGCTCTCCCGTCTGGCCAATGGCGATGATCCGGATAATTTCCTTCCGGAATTTCCGCCGGAACTACTGGTGAAACGACTCCCCCTCAGTTTCCCGCTTTTCCATGTCGGATCACTCTGCCTGTATGTCGAGCGGATCCTTGAGCGGATGCTGGAGCGCTTGCGTCAGGCAGGGCGCTGCACGCGCCATATCGATATCATCTGCCGTCTCGAAGATCGCTCTGATATCACCCTGACCATCGCCCTCGACCAGCCGAGCGGCACACTCCCCCCGTTCATGCGGCAATTACACCAACAGGGAGAAACGATCGACCTCACCTCAGGCGTGGTTGATATCACTGTCTCTATCCCGGGAAGCTCTGTCTTGCTTCTTGAGCAGTTATCATTCCAGCAGAAGTCAACCGGCGGGGCATCGGGAGATACAGAACAGCAACTGACACGCTTGACCGAGGAATACCGGTGCTGTCGCCCGCACCTTCGGGCGGCACATCTCCCCGAACAGAATTTCCGTCTGCTTCCGGCGACCGAAAAAGTAAAACGAGAACCGATCGATCGGCCCAGTCTCCAGCCATACACCGGTCATTCGCTGAGCGGACTTCGCCTCCTCCAGCCGCCGTTAGCAGGCGATCTGATAAATACCGGCACACAATCGATGTTGCTTCGGATCAAGCAGAAGCTCTACACCATCGAACGGACCTTTGGCCCCTGGAAACTTTCCGGCGAATGGTGGCAATCCGGTTTCGACCGGCTCTACTACGAAGTACAGACCACCGACCGGAAATTCTACCTCATCTTTTACGACCGGATCGGCGCACGCTGGTTCATTCAGGGGGTCTTTGATTGA
- a CDS encoding bifunctional (p)ppGpp synthetase/guanosine-3',5'-bis(diphosphate) 3'-pyrophosphohydrolase, translating into MNLAEFIIRVESYNANIDIPLIRRAYEFSDKAHAGQKRQSGEPYVEHCLEVAFVLAELHMDSTTIAAGLVHDVVEDTTFTLEDVRREFGDEVAELVDGVTKIGAVYFNSLEEQQVEYFRKMLLSMAKDIRVILIKLADRLHNMRTLAAMPPEKQKRIAQETRDVYCPLAHRLGINKTKVELEDLCFKYLEPEVYQELAVQIKERKEERESYILEVTTPIKEALARDGVLGTVSGRAKHLDSVYRKIRVRKVPFEEIYDLFAIRVIVNTERECYHTLGIIHAMWKPVAGRFHDYIANPKPNGYRSLHTTVIGPRSKMVEIQIRTHSMHHVAENGIAAHWLYKEGRQQMSKDDRQMVWLRDVLEWQKDMTNPSEFIEYLKMDLYSEDIFVYTPNGRLVHLPRGATPLDFAFSIHTEVGIHCTGAKINGRLQPLSTQLKSGDSVEIITNPNRTPSSDWLKMVKTANARTRIKRWIKQAGYEQAVALGKEMLERRLREQHIKMPHEDLLLEYAQSQERKTVEDLLAAIGNGSLSLQSLILFIQPEEKKEEVGFVGKVIDRIRGSRGVRVQGLDNLMFRFAGCCQPVPGDNIVGFITRGRGVTIHQAECSLAVEISNKYPERKISVSWDTGKDQSFVVQLEIVVEDRRNMLRDITQAIADSNTNVRGAEMYAHDTTAIGKFVVEVTNLAHLNRIIDKVKKVKGVLSVRRAHGREQMES; encoded by the coding sequence ATGAATCTTGCCGAATTTATCATCCGGGTCGAGTCGTACAACGCGAATATTGATATTCCGCTGATCCGCCGAGCCTACGAATTCTCCGACAAAGCCCACGCCGGCCAGAAGCGGCAGTCGGGCGAGCCGTATGTCGAGCACTGCCTCGAGGTTGCGTTTGTCCTCGCTGAACTCCATATGGACTCCACCACCATTGCCGCCGGCCTGGTGCATGATGTTGTCGAGGATACTACCTTCACGCTCGAGGATGTCCGCAGAGAATTTGGTGATGAGGTCGCTGAGTTGGTTGATGGTGTCACCAAGATCGGGGCCGTTTATTTCAACTCACTCGAAGAGCAGCAAGTTGAGTACTTCCGCAAAATGCTTCTCAGTATGGCCAAGGATATCCGGGTCATCCTGATCAAGCTGGCAGATCGACTTCACAATATGCGTACACTGGCCGCTATGCCTCCGGAAAAGCAGAAACGGATCGCGCAGGAAACTCGCGATGTGTACTGCCCGCTCGCTCACCGCCTCGGGATCAACAAAACCAAAGTCGAACTGGAAGACCTCTGCTTCAAGTACCTTGAGCCGGAAGTATACCAGGAACTGGCTGTCCAGATCAAGGAGCGGAAGGAAGAGCGCGAGAGTTACATTCTGGAAGTAACCACTCCTATCAAGGAAGCGCTAGCCCGGGATGGTGTGCTGGGGACTGTGAGTGGACGTGCGAAACACCTTGATTCAGTCTATCGAAAGATCCGCGTGCGGAAAGTTCCGTTCGAGGAAATCTACGATCTGTTTGCCATTCGTGTGATCGTCAACACCGAACGAGAATGTTATCACACGCTTGGTATCATCCATGCCATGTGGAAACCGGTGGCTGGGCGTTTCCACGACTATATCGCCAATCCCAAGCCGAATGGCTATCGCTCACTGCACACGACCGTTATCGGGCCCCGGAGTAAGATGGTCGAGATCCAGATCCGCACTCATTCCATGCATCATGTGGCGGAGAATGGAATCGCGGCACACTGGCTCTACAAAGAGGGTCGCCAGCAGATGTCGAAGGACGACCGCCAGATGGTCTGGCTTCGCGACGTCCTGGAGTGGCAGAAAGATATGACCAACCCGAGTGAGTTCATCGAATACCTCAAGATGGACCTCTACTCGGAGGATATTTTTGTTTATACGCCGAATGGCCGACTGGTTCATCTTCCGCGCGGCGCGACACCCCTTGATTTTGCATTTTCTATTCATACCGAAGTTGGGATTCACTGTACGGGGGCCAAGATCAATGGTCGGCTCCAGCCATTGTCGACCCAATTGAAATCGGGCGACTCGGTCGAGATCATTACCAATCCGAACAGGACGCCGTCGTCGGACTGGCTGAAGATGGTCAAGACTGCCAATGCGAGAACCCGCATCAAGCGGTGGATCAAGCAGGCCGGCTATGAGCAGGCGGTGGCGCTAGGAAAAGAGATGCTGGAGAGGCGTTTGCGGGAACAGCATATCAAAATGCCACACGAGGATCTGTTGCTTGAGTATGCGCAGTCGCAGGAGCGCAAGACGGTCGAAGATCTGCTTGCCGCGATTGGCAATGGATCACTGTCGCTGCAATCGTTGATCCTTTTCATCCAGCCGGAAGAGAAAAAGGAAGAGGTTGGTTTTGTCGGCAAGGTGATCGACCGGATCCGTGGCTCGCGCGGTGTGCGCGTGCAGGGATTGGATAACCTGATGTTCCGGTTTGCCGGATGCTGCCAGCCAGTCCCCGGAGACAATATTGTTGGGTTCATTACGCGCGGGCGTGGGGTGACGATTCACCAGGCCGAGTGTTCGCTGGCTGTGGAGATTTCCAACAAATACCCCGAGCGGAAGATCTCGGTCAGTTGGGATACCGGCAAGGATCAATCATTCGTGGTGCAGTTGGAGATCGTGGTGGAAGACCGCCGCAACATGCTGCGCGATATCACCCAGGCGATCGCCGACTCAAATACCAACGTCCGTGGCGCGGAGATGTACGCGCACGACACGACCGCTATCGGTAAGTTTGTGGTTGAGGTGACCAACCTCGCCCACTTGAATCGGATCATCGACAAGGTGAAGAAAGTCAAGGGAGTGCTTTCGGTCCGGCGTGCGCATGGCCGCGAACAGATGGAGAGCTGA
- a CDS encoding SRPBCC family protein yields the protein MATYQLTRTQTLPISLPEGWRFFSDPRNLKVITPEWLGFEILDDLPHHIYPGMIIRYRVRPLFGLPVTWVTEISQVQEPTLFVDEQRVGPYALWHHQHHFRQVESGIEATDIVTFKLPFGFLGTIAYHLFVKRKLNDIFAYRYQVLQKRFGHPIQTSKQ from the coding sequence ATGGCAACATATCAACTTACGCGAACCCAAACGTTACCGATATCACTTCCGGAAGGATGGCGATTTTTCTCCGACCCGCGCAACCTGAAGGTGATCACCCCGGAGTGGCTTGGGTTTGAGATTCTGGATGACCTGCCACATCATATCTATCCCGGTATGATCATACGATATAGAGTCCGGCCGTTATTCGGTCTTCCGGTAACCTGGGTGACAGAGATCAGTCAGGTGCAGGAGCCGACACTTTTTGTCGACGAACAACGCGTAGGGCCGTATGCTCTCTGGCACCATCAACATCACTTTCGCCAAGTAGAATCCGGAATTGAGGCAACCGACATCGTCACATTCAAGTTGCCCTTCGGTTTTCTCGGAACGATAGCCTATCACCTGTTCGTAAAGAGGAAACTCAACGATATCTTCGCATATCGGTATCAGGTGCTTCAAAAACGGTTTGGACACCCAATCCAGACTTCAAAACAGTAA
- a CDS encoding MBL fold metallo-hydrolase, which translates to MIQLSFHGAAGTVTGSKYLLDVNGKRIMVDCGMFQGKHELRERNWNRLPFDPSTVSAVILTHAHIDHIGYLPRLVKDGFNGTVFCTPPTADIARISLMDTAELQMEDAEYRNKKQKTRHAPALPLFNEEDAEDAIKLFENVNFGEWIEFSPEFKFRYHIVGHLLGAGSVEVIMNDNGREVSILFSGDIGRYGNPLVKNPKEPPQCDYLVCESTYGGRMHPAEDPYFQFDELLDRIVAEKRVLVIPAFAIGRTQQVIYLVDDLVRHKRIKPIDIHVDSPMAVSATDIYLKYHEYHAIDLDKLDQFGSVLNGKRVHLHRTRASSKKLNDLRGPAIIISSSGMLTGGRIMHHMINRLPDPGTTVALVGFMAEGTLGRKLLDGERQVYIHKIPIEVRAEIVVVSSLSGHADYHEIMHWLEPIKKAPKTTFITHGEPDQAEAMAGHIQKERGWTTLIAELDQSVEL; encoded by the coding sequence GTGATACAACTTTCTTTTCATGGCGCCGCCGGAACCGTGACCGGCTCAAAATATCTACTCGATGTCAACGGCAAGCGGATCATGGTCGACTGCGGCATGTTCCAGGGGAAACATGAACTTCGCGAACGGAACTGGAACCGACTTCCATTCGATCCGTCCACTGTCAGCGCCGTGATTCTGACCCATGCACATATTGACCATATTGGATACCTTCCGCGGCTGGTCAAAGACGGGTTTAATGGCACGGTCTTTTGTACGCCGCCGACAGCCGATATCGCGCGCATCTCGCTGATGGACACGGCCGAACTGCAGATGGAAGACGCGGAATACCGCAACAAAAAGCAGAAAACTCGTCACGCGCCTGCACTTCCGCTCTTCAACGAGGAAGATGCGGAGGATGCCATCAAGCTCTTCGAGAATGTCAATTTCGGCGAGTGGATCGAATTCAGCCCAGAATTCAAATTCCGGTATCACATTGTCGGTCACCTCTTAGGCGCGGGATCGGTCGAAGTTATCATGAATGACAACGGGCGAGAGGTCTCGATACTCTTTTCCGGAGATATCGGAAGATACGGCAATCCGTTGGTGAAGAATCCCAAGGAGCCACCACAGTGTGATTACCTGGTGTGCGAATCAACTTATGGCGGGCGTATGCATCCGGCCGAAGACCCGTATTTCCAGTTCGATGAACTGCTCGATCGGATCGTAGCCGAAAAACGAGTGCTGGTGATCCCGGCTTTCGCTATCGGGCGCACTCAGCAAGTGATCTATCTGGTCGATGATCTGGTGCGCCACAAACGAATCAAGCCAATCGATATTCATGTAGACTCTCCGATGGCCGTTAGCGCCACCGACATCTACCTGAAATATCACGAATATCACGCGATCGATCTCGACAAGCTGGACCAGTTTGGTTCTGTCCTCAACGGAAAGAGGGTGCATCTGCATCGAACCAGAGCATCTTCGAAGAAACTGAATGATCTGCGCGGACCCGCGATCATCATTTCATCGAGCGGTATGTTGACCGGCGGACGTATCATGCACCATATGATCAATCGCCTTCCAGATCCCGGAACGACTGTAGCACTAGTCGGATTCATGGCGGAGGGGACCCTTGGGCGAAAGTTGCTCGATGGTGAGCGCCAGGTCTATATTCACAAGATCCCTATTGAGGTCCGTGCCGAGATTGTCGTAGTCTCAAGCCTGTCGGGGCATGCCGACTATCACGAGATAATGCACTGGCTCGAACCAATCAAGAAGGCACCAAAAACAACCTTCATCACGCACGGTGAACCTGATCAAGCCGAGGCGATGGCCGGGCATATACAGAAAGAGCGTGGATGGACCACGCTCATAGCAGAACTTGATCAGTCCGTCGAATTATGA